The following are encoded in a window of Roseimaritima ulvae genomic DNA:
- a CDS encoding FAD:protein FMN transferase, with translation MATEFVVLLPADCGHQLDAALDCLAPVSELESRLSVYRADSDVSRLNAADGQPCRVHGDVIEVLQLAAGLAERTEGAFDVTAGPLIDAWGFTTRSGRKPTADEVQQAREKVGWQDVQIDAEAGTVLLGRPGMRINLGAIGKGFAIDRVAAELNRQGIENYLLHGGHSTILARGATEPETDPDAGWLLGLQHPGNPHQRLGEIRLRDVAMSTSGPGKQFFHHRGKRYGHVIDPRSGWPAGDLESLTVLTKSATESDALATGLFVCGEQAARQFADDNVTPLYAVKAKQRQGEVEVRMAGGAVWAGVEG, from the coding sequence ATGGCCACCGAATTTGTGGTTTTATTGCCCGCCGATTGCGGCCATCAGCTCGACGCCGCCTTGGATTGCTTGGCTCCGGTTTCCGAGCTCGAGAGCCGGCTGAGCGTGTATCGTGCCGACAGCGACGTTTCGCGGCTGAACGCGGCCGACGGACAGCCGTGCCGGGTCCACGGCGACGTAATCGAGGTGCTACAACTTGCCGCAGGTCTGGCCGAGCGAACCGAGGGCGCTTTTGACGTCACCGCCGGCCCGTTGATCGATGCCTGGGGGTTTACCACCCGCAGTGGGAGGAAACCCACGGCCGATGAGGTCCAGCAAGCGCGGGAGAAAGTCGGCTGGCAGGATGTTCAAATCGATGCGGAAGCCGGAACCGTCTTGCTCGGCCGCCCCGGAATGCGGATCAATTTGGGGGCCATCGGCAAGGGGTTTGCCATCGACCGCGTGGCCGCGGAACTGAACCGGCAGGGCATCGAAAATTATCTGCTCCACGGCGGCCACAGCACCATATTGGCTCGCGGCGCAACCGAACCTGAAACCGATCCCGACGCCGGCTGGCTGCTGGGGCTGCAGCATCCGGGCAACCCCCATCAACGCCTCGGCGAAATCCGACTCCGCGATGTCGCCATGTCGACCAGCGGCCCCGGCAAACAATTTTTCCATCACCGCGGCAAACGCTACGGACACGTCATCGACCCTCGCAGCGGTTGGCCAGCGGGCGACCTGGAATCGCTGACCGTCCTAACCAAATCAGCCACCGAGTCCGACGCGTTGGCCACGGGACTGTTCGTCTGTGGCGAACAAGCCGCCCGTCAGTTCGCCGACGACAACGTCACCCCGCTGTACGCCGTGAAAGCGAAACAAAGGCAAGGGGAGGTGGAGGTGCGGATGGCCGGAGGAGCCGTGTGGGCGGGGGTTGAGGGTTGA
- a CDS encoding sulfatase-like hydrolase/transferase, whose amino-acid sequence MPTRPLIALVLLLFVSPLVHADEPTQPLNLLIVQTDEHNFRTLGCYRNVMPDEQAFIWGKRAFVETPHIDSIAARGALATSYYATSPVCTPSRASFFSGRYPQNTGSPANDMPLNNDVVTFGKVLQARGYATGYAGKWHLDGSGKPQWQPSRTFGFADNRFMFNRGHWKKFAIVDGQPQVAARNAQDKPTYNLDNADAESFSTDWLTTRAIEFIEQHRDEPFCYHLSLPDPHGPNTVRPPYDEMYRDLPIRPPLTYGNTELPRPGWIGGTRRGDVRFNAALMAKYFGMVRCIDDNVGRLLKKLDDLGLRERTAVVFTADHGDLCFEHGRLNKGNPYEGSARIPMIVYVPGRTPAGLVIEEALGTVDFAPTILSLLDAPAPAGTQGRDASALWTGDAAADWHDITFLRNAGPKPQWVAAVSDRFKLVVSVSDEPWLFDLQTDPDELINQHGRASLETVEQQLAQELLAYGKANQDPHVAEEKINADLKRLAGE is encoded by the coding sequence GTGCCGACTCGTCCGCTGATCGCTCTCGTCCTTCTGCTCTTCGTTTCGCCTCTGGTGCATGCCGACGAACCGACGCAGCCGTTGAATTTGCTGATCGTTCAAACCGACGAGCACAACTTTCGCACGCTGGGCTGTTACCGCAACGTGATGCCGGACGAGCAGGCGTTTATCTGGGGCAAGCGAGCCTTTGTGGAAACGCCCCACATCGATTCGATCGCCGCCCGTGGCGCGCTGGCGACCTCGTACTATGCTACCAGCCCGGTCTGCACGCCTTCGCGAGCTTCGTTCTTTAGCGGCCGATACCCGCAGAACACCGGTTCGCCCGCCAACGACATGCCGCTGAACAACGACGTGGTGACCTTTGGCAAAGTACTACAGGCACGTGGGTACGCGACCGGGTATGCCGGCAAGTGGCACTTGGACGGCAGCGGCAAACCGCAGTGGCAGCCTTCGCGGACGTTTGGCTTCGCCGACAATCGCTTTATGTTCAACCGCGGTCACTGGAAGAAATTTGCCATCGTTGATGGACAACCGCAAGTCGCCGCGCGGAACGCTCAGGACAAGCCGACCTACAACCTGGACAACGCGGATGCGGAGAGTTTTTCGACGGACTGGCTGACCACGCGAGCGATCGAATTCATCGAGCAGCATCGCGACGAACCATTCTGTTACCACCTCAGTCTGCCCGATCCGCACGGGCCCAATACGGTTCGTCCGCCCTACGACGAAATGTATCGCGACCTGCCGATTCGGCCGCCGCTGACCTATGGCAACACCGAACTGCCTCGTCCGGGCTGGATTGGCGGAACGCGCCGCGGCGACGTCCGTTTCAACGCCGCCCTGATGGCAAAGTATTTCGGTATGGTCCGCTGTATCGACGACAATGTCGGACGGCTGCTGAAGAAGCTGGACGACCTTGGCTTGCGTGAACGGACGGCCGTGGTGTTCACCGCTGACCACGGCGACCTGTGCTTCGAACACGGGCGATTGAACAAAGGCAATCCCTATGAAGGCAGCGCACGCATTCCGATGATCGTCTACGTACCCGGCCGCACGCCGGCCGGACTGGTCATCGAAGAAGCTCTGGGGACGGTCGATTTTGCCCCCACGATCCTGTCTTTGCTCGACGCCCCCGCCCCGGCCGGAACGCAGGGCCGCGACGCTTCGGCATTATGGACCGGCGACGCCGCGGCCGACTGGCACGACATCACCTTTCTCCGCAACGCCGGTCCCAAGCCGCAATGGGTCGCCGCGGTCAGCGACCGTTTCAAGCTGGTCGTGTCGGTCAGCGACGAACCCTGGTTGTTCGACCTGCAAACCGACCCGGACGAGCTGATCAATCAGCACGGGCGGGCTTCGCTGGAAACCGTCGAGCAACAGTTGGCCCAGGAATTATTGGCCTACGGTAAAGCCAACCAGGACCCGCACGTCGCCGAGGAAAAAATCAACGCGGATTTGAAAAGGTTGGCAGGGGAGTAG
- a CDS encoding ISL3 family transposase encodes MSQLSWIFYHGSMNELHAHYRLLLGLDDQWQVQNVDLQMEANSVVIQLRHSGGKLCCPECQDECSRADTAPTRQWRHLDTMQFETIIEAAIPRSKCDRCGVKTIAVPWAGKHSRFTLMFEAFAIKVLQAASSVSAATKLLKVSWKTAHELMQRGVERGLQRRDTDPIETLGIDEKSFGKGQDYVSLMVDLEGSRVLEVVKDRSEASCDKLFDSLTDEQKSGIRAVAVDFWQAFRNSIVKQVPQAKIVHDHFHISQYLGEAVDLVRRRENKLLRSEGINDLTGTRQLWLYNEETLDDATQKQIEDIRQVAIKTARAWGIKEMFRDFWTYRSGAWAKKFFDRWYAWAIRSKLDPIKKVARMLKKHLAGLLAYFEYSITNAKSEAFNGRVQAIKSAARGFRNFENYRTRILFYCGALKMEPDFSH; translated from the coding sequence ATGTCTCAGCTGTCTTGGATTTTCTATCATGGCAGCATGAATGAACTACATGCCCACTATCGTTTGCTGCTGGGACTTGATGACCAGTGGCAGGTCCAGAACGTTGACCTTCAGATGGAAGCCAATAGTGTCGTCATCCAATTACGTCACTCTGGCGGCAAGCTCTGCTGCCCCGAGTGCCAGGACGAATGCTCTCGTGCGGATACCGCGCCAACGCGTCAGTGGAGGCACTTGGACACGATGCAGTTCGAGACCATTATCGAAGCGGCAATTCCTCGTTCAAAATGCGATCGGTGCGGTGTGAAAACGATTGCCGTACCCTGGGCAGGGAAGCACTCTCGATTCACGCTGATGTTTGAAGCTTTTGCGATCAAAGTCCTTCAGGCGGCTAGCAGCGTTTCGGCGGCGACCAAGTTACTGAAGGTCTCTTGGAAGACCGCTCACGAGCTCATGCAACGCGGGGTTGAGCGAGGACTACAGCGTCGTGATACCGATCCGATTGAAACCCTGGGCATTGATGAAAAGAGCTTTGGCAAAGGCCAGGACTACGTGTCGCTGATGGTTGACCTGGAAGGATCGCGAGTGCTGGAAGTCGTCAAAGACCGCAGCGAGGCATCTTGTGACAAACTCTTTGACAGTCTCACCGATGAGCAAAAATCGGGCATTCGGGCAGTCGCCGTGGACTTCTGGCAAGCTTTTCGAAACAGCATTGTCAAACAAGTTCCCCAGGCGAAGATCGTTCACGACCATTTCCACATCAGCCAATACCTCGGCGAAGCGGTCGATCTGGTTCGACGCCGAGAGAACAAACTGCTCCGAAGCGAAGGCATTAATGACCTGACGGGTACGCGTCAACTTTGGCTCTACAACGAGGAGACTCTTGATGATGCCACGCAAAAGCAAATCGAAGACATTCGGCAAGTCGCGATCAAGACGGCACGTGCGTGGGGAATCAAGGAAATGTTTCGTGACTTCTGGACATACCGCAGCGGCGCTTGGGCGAAGAAGTTCTTTGACCGTTGGTACGCATGGGCCATTCGTAGCAAACTCGATCCGATCAAGAAGGTTGCGAGAATGCTCAAGAAACACCTCGCCGGCTTGCTGGCCTACTTCGAGTACTCCATCACCAATGCCAAAAGTGAGGCCTTCAACGGTCGAGTGCAGGCCATCAAGTCGGCGGCCCGCGGCTTTCGCAACTTCGAGAACTACCGCACCCGCATCTTGTTTTATTGTGGGGCCCTAAAGATGGAGCCGGATTTCAGCCACTAA
- a CDS encoding membrane bound transporter, with amino-acid sequence MLDGMLVSRADSALTVGMVPLEIMQWLPVWITPFWVIAVGLTAGLLIVAGVYALLAALSYVPAIGNLADNRPLATGVAAAIAAVVTLGLCWQFVPQVQPAKYKLHLVLPMLVVGIIVGWGVVYGAWSRTRREFFQILQEGPMPYLLGTAVVMSLIGFAGTTIVEDTDSILTSVKQVNLLDDGTQVIRVTVPGIDADVQANQAPFVKIQDLDYDTARLTELRIVSDKFVRLADAGDPDEFQMIPVVLQPSEEIAHRAGDMTASPVPADSDSVYIQNTETDDATVEFTFMRRPQVQQASTIPYTAIGLALLLIGFITFRQAAPRIAAVAMSTAKSEMAQPLYLVLTAVGIAAIIVMTVVPFYTMGDDIKIMKDCCITLIMVTALIQFVWSAGSTVSEEIEGRTALTVLSKPINRRGFLLGKYTGILITVLVMFVLMSAVLSLTVSYKVLYDAREASTEQPGWTTAHGEVLSTLPPLALYFMETMAIGAIAVALATRLPLLANFICCFTIYVIGNLTAPLVRSSAGENALVGFVGKLIAVVVPNLNSFSGQSAIDAGLPIPPIYLAGAFNYLACFCVMILMLALLMFEDRDLA; translated from the coding sequence ATGCTTGACGGAATGCTTGTCAGTCGCGCCGATTCGGCGTTGACCGTTGGCATGGTGCCGCTGGAAATTATGCAGTGGCTACCGGTATGGATTACCCCCTTTTGGGTGATTGCTGTAGGACTAACGGCTGGTTTGCTGATAGTCGCGGGGGTTTATGCGCTGTTGGCGGCGCTGTCCTACGTGCCGGCGATCGGCAACTTGGCCGACAACCGTCCGCTGGCTACCGGTGTGGCTGCGGCCATCGCCGCCGTGGTCACTCTGGGGCTGTGTTGGCAATTTGTGCCGCAGGTCCAACCCGCCAAATACAAGCTGCACCTGGTGCTGCCGATGTTGGTGGTCGGGATCATTGTGGGCTGGGGCGTCGTTTACGGAGCTTGGTCTCGAACACGACGCGAATTTTTCCAGATTCTGCAAGAAGGTCCGATGCCTTACTTGCTGGGCACCGCGGTGGTGATGTCCTTGATCGGCTTTGCCGGTACCACGATTGTGGAAGACACCGACAGCATTCTGACCTCGGTTAAACAGGTGAACCTGCTGGACGATGGCACTCAGGTCATCCGCGTCACGGTGCCTGGAATCGACGCCGATGTGCAAGCCAACCAAGCTCCCTTCGTCAAAATCCAGGATCTGGATTACGACACCGCACGACTCACAGAACTGCGGATCGTGTCGGACAAATTCGTGCGGCTGGCCGACGCCGGCGACCCGGACGAATTCCAGATGATTCCTGTCGTCCTGCAGCCCTCCGAAGAAATCGCTCACCGCGCCGGCGACATGACCGCTTCGCCCGTTCCGGCTGACAGTGACAGCGTCTATATCCAGAACACTGAAACCGATGACGCGACGGTTGAGTTTACCTTTATGCGTCGTCCCCAAGTCCAGCAGGCCTCGACGATCCCTTACACCGCGATCGGTTTGGCGCTGCTGTTGATCGGGTTTATCACCTTCCGTCAAGCGGCTCCGCGAATCGCGGCAGTGGCGATGTCGACGGCGAAAAGCGAGATGGCTCAGCCGCTGTATTTGGTCTTAACGGCGGTGGGCATCGCGGCGATCATCGTGATGACGGTGGTGCCGTTTTACACCATGGGCGACGACATCAAGATCATGAAAGACTGCTGCATCACTCTGATTATGGTGACGGCACTTATTCAGTTCGTATGGTCGGCCGGATCGACGGTGTCTGAAGAGATCGAAGGTCGCACGGCCCTGACGGTGCTTAGCAAGCCGATCAATCGACGCGGTTTTCTGCTCGGCAAGTACACCGGAATCTTGATCACCGTGTTGGTGATGTTTGTTCTGATGAGCGCGGTGCTGTCGCTGACGGTTAGCTACAAAGTCCTGTACGACGCTCGCGAAGCGTCCACCGAACAACCGGGTTGGACGACCGCCCACGGAGAAGTCCTGTCGACGCTTCCGCCGTTGGCCTTGTACTTCATGGAAACCATGGCCATCGGTGCGATCGCGGTAGCCCTGGCGACTCGCCTGCCGCTGCTGGCCAACTTCATCTGCTGCTTTACGATCTACGTAATCGGTAACCTGACGGCTCCCTTGGTGCGATCATCAGCGGGGGAAAATGCGCTGGTCGGGTTTGTCGGCAAACTGATCGCTGTGGTGGTGCCCAATTTGAACTCCTTCAGCGGCCAGTCCGCGATCGATGCGGGGTTGCCGATACCACCGATCTATCTGGCCGGTGCGTTCAACTACTTGGCCTGTTTCTGCGTGATGATCCTGATGTTGGCGTTGCTGATGTTCGAAGATCGCGACCTGGCGTAA
- a CDS encoding acyl-CoA thioesterase: protein MSDSQTPAFCTTRRVEFRDTDAAGIVHFSAFFPMMEAAEHEFLRSRGLSVMQAQDEGGHLTWPRVSASCDYHAAARFEDQLQIAVWVDHLGGKSVRYRFEFSCQDRRIATGQLTAVCCQLSDGHLQSVAIPDAVRSKLKGE from the coding sequence GTGTCGGATTCCCAAACACCGGCTTTCTGTACCACGCGCCGCGTCGAGTTTCGTGATACCGACGCGGCCGGAATCGTTCATTTCTCGGCGTTTTTCCCCATGATGGAAGCCGCCGAGCACGAATTCTTGCGATCTCGGGGCCTGTCAGTAATGCAGGCCCAGGACGAAGGCGGCCATTTGACTTGGCCCCGCGTCTCGGCCAGCTGTGACTACCACGCGGCCGCTCGCTTCGAAGACCAGCTGCAAATCGCCGTCTGGGTCGATCATCTGGGCGGCAAAAGCGTCCGCTACAGGTTCGAATTCAGCTGCCAAGACCGACGGATCGCCACCGGTCAGCTAACCGCGGTCTGCTGCCAGCTGTCCGATGGGCATTTGCAATCGGTCGCCATCCCGGATGCCGTCCGCAGCAAGCTCAAGGGCGAGTAG
- the rpsR gene encoding 30S ribosomal protein S18 has protein sequence MAPRPLSNRSRARKRSRVRSRTKKRDPIFVEGQRPRPMYIDYKDVELLSKLVNRHGRIVGRRKSGCTAVSQHAVSAAIKRARYMGLMPYVGE, from the coding sequence ATGGCACCCCGTCCCCTCAGCAACCGCAGTCGAGCTCGCAAGCGATCCCGCGTTCGCTCGCGCACCAAAAAACGTGATCCGATCTTCGTCGAAGGTCAACGTCCCCGTCCGATGTACATCGATTACAAGGACGTGGAATTGCTGAGCAAGTTGGTGAACCGTCACGGCCGCATCGTCGGTCGCCGCAAGAGCGGTTGCACGGCGGTTAGCCAGCACGCCGTTTCCGCCGCCATCAAACGCGCCCGCTACATGGGCTTGATGCCTTACGTCGGCGAATAA
- a CDS encoding methyltransferase, translating into MNDRAPAGPLPSAEVDPTAIFEVFRGSYGSELLTAAVAHFDVFPRLANAPCSPAELQQALQLQPRPLQVLMTALRAMQLVTVDAQDKYTLTLLGERLVPGSPFDVSDYIGLAATAPGVLEMVQRLKSNQPAGLEEGGDGAAFIYRQGLRSAMDQQALSEHFTMALAGRAKNVAPELARRVDLSGATTLLDVGGGTGIYSIALMRKFPNLSAIVFDRPDVLTIAEKMAAEYGVADRLSCQSGDMFADPLPAADAILLSNILHDWDVPECRQLVNRCAAALNPAGRLIIHDVLLDDDLGGPLPIALYSAALFTLTEGRAYSAAEYRGWMEAAGLQAAPPAATAVHCHVLVGSRGVGE; encoded by the coding sequence TTGAACGACCGCGCCCCGGCCGGCCCCTTGCCGTCAGCGGAGGTGGATCCCACAGCGATTTTCGAAGTCTTTCGCGGCAGTTATGGCAGCGAATTGTTGACCGCCGCCGTGGCCCACTTCGACGTCTTCCCTCGTCTGGCCAACGCACCGTGCTCGCCGGCTGAACTGCAACAAGCTCTCCAGCTGCAGCCGCGGCCGCTGCAGGTATTGATGACGGCCCTGCGAGCGATGCAGTTGGTGACAGTCGACGCCCAGGACAAATACACGCTGACGCTGCTGGGTGAGCGGTTGGTGCCGGGCAGCCCCTTCGACGTGAGCGACTACATCGGCCTGGCCGCCACGGCGCCCGGTGTGTTGGAAATGGTCCAGCGATTAAAGAGCAATCAGCCAGCCGGATTGGAAGAGGGCGGCGATGGGGCGGCGTTTATCTATCGCCAAGGCCTGCGATCGGCGATGGACCAGCAAGCGCTGAGCGAACATTTTACGATGGCCTTGGCGGGGCGAGCCAAGAACGTGGCCCCCGAATTGGCTCGACGCGTGGACCTTTCCGGTGCCACAACGCTGCTGGACGTCGGCGGTGGCACCGGGATCTACAGCATCGCCCTGATGCGGAAGTTTCCGAATCTATCGGCCATCGTATTCGACCGTCCCGACGTGTTGACGATCGCTGAAAAGATGGCGGCGGAATATGGCGTCGCCGATCGCTTGTCCTGCCAAAGCGGCGATATGTTTGCCGACCCTCTGCCAGCGGCCGACGCGATCTTGCTGTCCAATATCCTGCATGACTGGGACGTCCCGGAATGCCGGCAATTGGTCAACCGCTGCGCTGCCGCGCTGAACCCCGCCGGTCGGCTGATCATTCACGACGTCTTGCTAGACGACGACCTGGGCGGTCCGCTGCCGATCGCCCTGTATTCCGCAGCCCTGTTCACGCTGACCGAAGGCCGCGCGTACAGCGCGGCCGAATATCGCGGCTGGATGGAAGCCGCAGGCCTGCAAGCCGCCCCGCCTGCAGCCACGGCCGTGCACTGCCACGTGCTGGTCGGGAGTAGGGGAGTAGGGGAGTAG
- the tnpA gene encoding IS200/IS605 family transposase: MSTYTNLLFHVVYSTKYRKRQIREAWQDELYNYIGGIIRDEKGVLLRIGGIEDHVHLLARFSPTIAVSDMLRLIKCNSSKWVNERDDVRTKFEWQTGYSAFSVSESQSPVVDRYISNQKEHHRARTFEEEIMEMLERHGIRYDPRYVFEQEIVQ, translated from the coding sequence ATGTCGACGTACACCAATCTGCTATTCCACGTTGTGTACAGTACCAAATACCGCAAGCGGCAGATTCGCGAAGCCTGGCAGGACGAGCTGTACAACTACATCGGTGGGATCATCCGAGACGAAAAAGGTGTGCTGCTGAGAATCGGCGGAATTGAAGATCACGTGCACCTGCTGGCACGGTTCAGCCCCACCATTGCGGTTTCCGATATGTTGCGATTGATTAAATGCAATTCGTCGAAGTGGGTGAACGAACGAGACGATGTGAGAACCAAATTTGAATGGCAGACAGGGTACTCGGCGTTCTCGGTGAGCGAATCGCAATCTCCAGTCGTTGATCGCTATATCAGCAATCAAAAAGAACATCATCGAGCGCGTACGTTTGAGGAAGAGATCATGGAAATGCTGGAGCGTCACGGCATCCGATATGACCCACGCTACGTGTTTGAGCAAGAGATCGTACAGTAG
- a CDS encoding prepilin-type N-terminal cleavage/methylation domain-containing protein yields MCNRSRQAFTIVEMLIAMAVTLLMMVALGKMFQSVGRGMQDSRANVEMSARLRTITFRLKDELSRCTANMTPPHSAGEGAGYLVYYDGPVTDATTMLFTNPSSLPDDQLIDYRPTSKFGDYDDYLAFTAVAEGDAYFTGVIPDYLQNPSSPTPLKLVTTTSKYAEIVYWLQPVRDTAGVIIDRDNDLLPDRMNLHRRVLLIRPDLNNAAGVLPLALPIPSTNPSGTNVPMVMRQYDPSTIASTGSPQYFYNQGWPANYRQVLEVYQDCDLSIRRNLTSSGLPDGPNVSANSLDDLTLPHNRFAHVRIPGGTGVMSGVGTSTTLTSMPILDLAGPDTYVKAAEVNGLLGRRVELTSGFLSADYSLRGVRLGEDIVLPGVTAFDVKAFDAEAPVLIHVGADGRPGSSGSAIVDYGMLGSDDVVLTPSDPGFGTALRGTSAATTSPFDSMSPWSFVVGSTGAFVDLDYVYKAAGPTRAPGGVGGPLGTNILTFCNTPFSGFDGFGGAGTFRFPSALAKSGCYIPNQVVAANAPTYPNADPQFYQPVFDTYADDYEFDGFNQAPDPSGSSSKGTVWYARPATVTPAILANIDEGNDGLDSNNANGVDDDGERETSPPMTASMRALQVQIRIEDQSTRQSRQMTVTQEFVQ; encoded by the coding sequence ATGTGCAATCGATCTCGACAGGCGTTTACGATCGTCGAAATGTTGATCGCCATGGCGGTCACGTTATTGATGATGGTTGCTCTGGGCAAGATGTTTCAGTCCGTCGGTCGCGGTATGCAGGACAGCCGCGCCAATGTGGAAATGAGTGCGCGGCTGCGGACGATCACGTTTCGGCTGAAAGATGAACTGTCTCGCTGCACAGCCAACATGACGCCGCCGCATAGCGCGGGCGAAGGCGCCGGTTATTTGGTCTACTACGATGGACCGGTCACCGATGCCACCACGATGCTGTTTACCAATCCCAGCAGCTTGCCGGACGACCAGCTGATCGACTATCGACCGACCAGCAAATTCGGTGACTACGACGACTACCTGGCGTTCACCGCGGTGGCCGAAGGCGACGCGTACTTCACCGGCGTGATTCCGGACTACCTGCAAAATCCAAGCTCCCCGACGCCGCTGAAGTTGGTCACGACCACGTCAAAGTACGCGGAAATCGTTTATTGGCTGCAACCGGTGCGTGACACCGCCGGTGTGATTATCGATCGTGACAACGACCTGTTGCCCGACCGCATGAACCTGCATCGCCGCGTGTTGTTGATCCGTCCGGACTTGAATAACGCCGCCGGCGTGTTGCCGCTGGCACTGCCGATTCCGAGCACCAACCCCTCGGGCACGAACGTGCCGATGGTGATGCGGCAGTACGATCCCTCGACGATCGCTTCGACCGGTTCGCCGCAGTATTTTTACAATCAGGGTTGGCCGGCCAACTATCGTCAGGTTTTGGAAGTCTATCAGGATTGCGATCTCTCGATCCGTCGCAATCTAACTTCGTCGGGCTTGCCCGATGGGCCGAACGTCTCCGCCAACTCGCTGGACGACCTGACGCTGCCTCACAATCGATTTGCCCACGTGCGGATTCCTGGCGGCACAGGAGTGATGTCGGGCGTCGGCACATCAACGACTTTGACCTCGATGCCGATTTTGGATCTGGCCGGTCCGGATACGTATGTGAAAGCGGCCGAGGTAAACGGATTGTTGGGTCGGCGTGTGGAATTGACCAGCGGTTTTTTGTCGGCGGACTATTCACTGCGAGGCGTGCGGTTGGGTGAAGACATCGTGTTGCCGGGGGTGACGGCGTTTGACGTCAAAGCCTTCGACGCGGAAGCTCCGGTGTTGATCCACGTCGGCGCCGACGGACGGCCTGGCAGTAGCGGATCAGCGATCGTCGATTACGGCATGTTGGGCAGCGATGACGTGGTCTTGACGCCTTCGGACCCCGGATTTGGCACCGCCCTCCGAGGCACCTCGGCGGCCACCACGTCGCCCTTCGATTCGATGTCACCCTGGTCCTTTGTGGTCGGCAGCACCGGCGCGTTTGTGGATTTGGACTATGTCTATAAAGCCGCCGGTCCGACGCGGGCACCGGGTGGAGTGGGCGGACCTCTGGGCACCAACATTTTGACATTCTGCAACACCCCGTTCAGCGGCTTTGATGGGTTTGGAGGCGCTGGAACGTTTCGCTTCCCCTCCGCTCTAGCAAAATCGGGTTGTTACATTCCCAATCAGGTCGTCGCCGCCAACGCCCCGACTTATCCCAACGCGGATCCCCAGTTTTATCAGCCGGTGTTTGATACCTACGCCGACGATTACGAGTTCGACGGATTTAACCAAGCGCCTGACCCCAGCGGTAGTTCGTCCAAAGGCACGGTGTGGTATGCGCGTCCGGCGACGGTCACGCCGGCGATCTTGGCGAATATCGACGAGGGCAACGACGGGTTGGACAGCAACAACGCCAACGGCGTGGACGACGATGGCGAACGCGAAACCAGCCCCCCCATGACCGCCTCGATGCGAGCCCTGCAAGTGCAGATCCGCATCGAAGACCAATCGACCAGGCAATCGCGGCAAATGACGGTGACGCAAGAGTTCGTGCAGTAG